In Carassius gibelio isolate Cgi1373 ecotype wild population from Czech Republic chromosome B17, carGib1.2-hapl.c, whole genome shotgun sequence, a single window of DNA contains:
- the amy2al2 gene encoding amyAc_bac_euk_AmyA and Aamy_C domain-containing protein isoform X3 has protein sequence MEGEKRLRAGGGWGRNPDVLMEIQLSKILILVALFGLGLAQHNPNMKNGRTSIVHLFEWRWADIAQECERYLAPNGYGGVQISPASEHVKLSNPWHPWWQRYQPIGYNLCSRSGTEAELKDMIARCNNVGVNIYVDVVINHMCKSIHGEGTPSSCGSKFNGNKEDFPSVPYSYLDFNDAKCKTGSGHIENYLDIYQVRDCRLEDLLDLALEKDYVRGKLAEYLNKLIDLGVAGFRVDACKHMWPGDLTNVYGRLKTLNTKWFPSGTKPFIYQEVIDLGGEPIKASEYYGLARVTEFKHSAKLGTVVRKWDGEKLSYLKNWGEGWGFMPSDRGLVFVDNHDNQRGHGAGGASVLTFWDSRLYKIATGLMLAHPYGVTRVMSSYRWDRKIVNGKDENDWMGPPSFSDGSTKPVPINPDSTCGDNWVCEHRWRQIRNMVIFRNVVSGQPLSNWWDNGNNQIAFSRGSKGFIVINNDDWALNVTLNTGLPMGTYCDVISGDKSGGSCTGKQVSVGSDGRATFSISNTDEDPFIAIHADSKL, from the exons ATGGAAG GTGAGAAGAGGCTCCGTGCTGGAGGAGGATGGGGCAGAAACCCTGATGTTCTGATGGAGATTCAACTCTCTAAG ATCCTGATTCTGGTGGCGCTCTTTGGGTTGGGTTTGGCCCAGCACAACCCAAACATGAAAAATGGTAGGACTTCCATAGTTCATCTGTTTGAGTGGCGTTGGGCAGATATAGCTCAAGAATGTGAGAGATACCTGGCACCAAACGGCTACGGAGGAGTTCAG ATCTCTCCTGCAAGTGAGCATGTCAAACTGTCCAATCCTTGGCATCCTTGGTGGCAGAGGTATCAGCCGATTGGCTACAACTTGTGCTCCAGATCAGGAACAGAGGCAGAGCTGAAGGACATGATCGCACGCTGTAACAATGTTGGG GTGAACATTTATGTGGATGTTGTCATCAATCACATGTGTAAATCAATTCACGGAGAGGGCACTCCTTCCAGCTGTGGCTCAAAGTTCAATGGCAACAAGGAGGACTTCCCCTCTGTTCCCTACTCTTATTTGGACTTCAATGATGCCAAATGTAAAACTGGAAGTGGGCACATTGAAAACTACCTTGACATTTACCAG GTCAGGGACTGTCGCTTGGAAGATCTCTTGGATTTGGCCCTGGAGAAGGACTATGTTAGAGGAAAACTGGCTGAATATCTGAACAAACTGATTGACCTGGGTGTGGCTGGATTCAGGGTCGATGCCTGTAAGCACATGTGGCCTGGTGACCTTACTAATGTCTACGGCAGACTTAAGACCCTCAATACGAAATGGTTTCCATCTGGCACCAAGCCCTTCATTTATCAAGAG GTTATTGACTTGGGTGGGGAGCCCATTAAAGCCAGTGAGTATTATGGGCTTGCGAGAGTGACAGAATTCAAGCACAGTGCGAAACTGGGTACAGTGGTTCGTAAATGGGATGGAGAGAAGCTAAGCTATCTGAA GAACTGGGGAGAGGGCTGGGGTTTCATGCCTTCTGATAGAGGCTTGGTGTTTGTGGACAATCATGATAATCAGAGAGGACACGGCGCTGGTGGTGCTTCTGTTCTGACGTTCTGGGACTCAAG GCTTTATAAGATCGCCACGGGGCTCATGTTGGCTCATCCATACGGTGTGACCAGAGTCATGTCTAGCTACCGCTGGGATCGTAAAATTGTGAATGGAAAG GATGAGAATGACTGGATGGGCCCTCCCAGCTTTTCTGATGGATCCACTAAACCAGTCCCCATCAACCCAGACTCTACCTGTGGGGACAACTGGGTTTGTGAGCACAGATGGCGCCAGATCAG GAATATGGTGATTTTCCGTAATGTGGTCAGTGGCCAGCCCCTCTCCAACTGGTGGGACAACGGTAATAATCAGATCGCCTTCAGCCGTGGCAGCAAAGGATTCATTGTCATCAACAATGATGATTG GGCTCTGAATGTGACGCTGAACACTGGTCTGCCCATGGGTACATACTGTGACGTGATCTCTGGAGATAAGAGTGGGGGCAGTTGCACAGGAAAACAGGTGTCTGTGGGATCTGATGGACGCGCCACCTTCAGCATCAGCAACACCGACGAGGATCCATTTATTGCCATCCACGCAGACTCCAAACTGTAA
- the amy2al2 gene encoding amyAc_bac_euk_AmyA and Aamy_C domain-containing protein isoform X1, producing MLKYNWLICQWVCFTNQNNDRHSDPAWKVAFSYVVSYALVESELTYSTFTDSCKTGEKRLRAGGGWGRNPDVLMEIQLSKILILVALFGLGLAQHNPNMKNGRTSIVHLFEWRWADIAQECERYLAPNGYGGVQISPASEHVKLSNPWHPWWQRYQPIGYNLCSRSGTEAELKDMIARCNNVGVNIYVDVVINHMCKSIHGEGTPSSCGSKFNGNKEDFPSVPYSYLDFNDAKCKTGSGHIENYLDIYQVRDCRLEDLLDLALEKDYVRGKLAEYLNKLIDLGVAGFRVDACKHMWPGDLTNVYGRLKTLNTKWFPSGTKPFIYQEVIDLGGEPIKASEYYGLARVTEFKHSAKLGTVVRKWDGEKLSYLKNWGEGWGFMPSDRGLVFVDNHDNQRGHGAGGASVLTFWDSRLYKIATGLMLAHPYGVTRVMSSYRWDRKIVNGKDENDWMGPPSFSDGSTKPVPINPDSTCGDNWVCEHRWRQIRNMVIFRNVVSGQPLSNWWDNGNNQIAFSRGSKGFIVINNDDWALNVTLNTGLPMGTYCDVISGDKSGGSCTGKQVSVGSDGRATFSISNTDEDPFIAIHADSKL from the exons ATGCTGAAATACAATTGGTTAATCTGTCAGTGGGTgtgtttcacaaaccaaaacaatgaCCGACATTCTGACCCAGCATGGAAGGTAGCATTTTCTTATGTAGTTtcttatgctttagtagagtcagaacttacatacagcacctttacaGACTCCTGTAAAACAGGTGAGAAGAGGCTCCGTGCTGGAGGAGGATGGGGCAGAAACCCTGATGTTCTGATGGAGATTCAACTCTCTAAG ATCCTGATTCTGGTGGCGCTCTTTGGGTTGGGTTTGGCCCAGCACAACCCAAACATGAAAAATGGTAGGACTTCCATAGTTCATCTGTTTGAGTGGCGTTGGGCAGATATAGCTCAAGAATGTGAGAGATACCTGGCACCAAACGGCTACGGAGGAGTTCAG ATCTCTCCTGCAAGTGAGCATGTCAAACTGTCCAATCCTTGGCATCCTTGGTGGCAGAGGTATCAGCCGATTGGCTACAACTTGTGCTCCAGATCAGGAACAGAGGCAGAGCTGAAGGACATGATCGCACGCTGTAACAATGTTGGG GTGAACATTTATGTGGATGTTGTCATCAATCACATGTGTAAATCAATTCACGGAGAGGGCACTCCTTCCAGCTGTGGCTCAAAGTTCAATGGCAACAAGGAGGACTTCCCCTCTGTTCCCTACTCTTATTTGGACTTCAATGATGCCAAATGTAAAACTGGAAGTGGGCACATTGAAAACTACCTTGACATTTACCAG GTCAGGGACTGTCGCTTGGAAGATCTCTTGGATTTGGCCCTGGAGAAGGACTATGTTAGAGGAAAACTGGCTGAATATCTGAACAAACTGATTGACCTGGGTGTGGCTGGATTCAGGGTCGATGCCTGTAAGCACATGTGGCCTGGTGACCTTACTAATGTCTACGGCAGACTTAAGACCCTCAATACGAAATGGTTTCCATCTGGCACCAAGCCCTTCATTTATCAAGAG GTTATTGACTTGGGTGGGGAGCCCATTAAAGCCAGTGAGTATTATGGGCTTGCGAGAGTGACAGAATTCAAGCACAGTGCGAAACTGGGTACAGTGGTTCGTAAATGGGATGGAGAGAAGCTAAGCTATCTGAA GAACTGGGGAGAGGGCTGGGGTTTCATGCCTTCTGATAGAGGCTTGGTGTTTGTGGACAATCATGATAATCAGAGAGGACACGGCGCTGGTGGTGCTTCTGTTCTGACGTTCTGGGACTCAAG GCTTTATAAGATCGCCACGGGGCTCATGTTGGCTCATCCATACGGTGTGACCAGAGTCATGTCTAGCTACCGCTGGGATCGTAAAATTGTGAATGGAAAG GATGAGAATGACTGGATGGGCCCTCCCAGCTTTTCTGATGGATCCACTAAACCAGTCCCCATCAACCCAGACTCTACCTGTGGGGACAACTGGGTTTGTGAGCACAGATGGCGCCAGATCAG GAATATGGTGATTTTCCGTAATGTGGTCAGTGGCCAGCCCCTCTCCAACTGGTGGGACAACGGTAATAATCAGATCGCCTTCAGCCGTGGCAGCAAAGGATTCATTGTCATCAACAATGATGATTG GGCTCTGAATGTGACGCTGAACACTGGTCTGCCCATGGGTACATACTGTGACGTGATCTCTGGAGATAAGAGTGGGGGCAGTTGCACAGGAAAACAGGTGTCTGTGGGATCTGATGGACGCGCCACCTTCAGCATCAGCAACACCGACGAGGATCCATTTATTGCCATCCACGCAGACTCCAAACTGTAA
- the LOC127976113 gene encoding autophagy-related protein 2 homolog B-like produces the protein MPGTKLDIDGQFDYLIMLLSPQQVHLLQDMFEVFSSSAGQEWSAIGKDRKSRPMQQEDDSRLQMELNHCLKKDTIIVATDQDLFESQTTRTVSSRDVWDEYMDVPRPKEKQTFEMTPHLSRDSQLTHKLLQQRSHPTKGHCDESRPELVLRLTVGGLCLSVLHIDPLPPPDSSRSHLAPMASEFFRILSVNQLTAGNFLQSRTVFDEACPHDHLRYSGWRCP, from the exons ATGCCCGGAACTAAG CTGGATATTGATGGGCAGTTTGATTATCTAATCATGCTGCTTTCACCACAACAAGTTCACCTCCTACAAGACATGTTTGAGGTTTTCTCTAGCTCAG CCGGACAGGAGTGGTCTGCTATAGGAAAGGATAGGAAGAGTCGGCCCATGCAACAGGAGGATGATTCTCGCCTCCAGATGGAGCTCAACCACTGCCTGAAGAAAGACACCATAATAGTTGCCACTGACCAGGACCTATTTGAAAGTCAGACCACCAGAACGGTATCCAGTAGAG ACGTGTGGGACGAGTACATGGATGTTCCTAGACCGAAGGAGAAGCAGACATTTGAGATGACACCACATCTTTCCAGAGATTCTCAGCTGACACACAAGCTGCTCCAGCAGAGAT CTCATCCAACTAAAGGCCACTGTGATGAGTCCAGGCCTGAGCTGGTTCTCAGGCTCACAGTGGGAGGTCTCTGCCTGTCTGTCCTCCATATTGACCCGCTCCCACCTCCAGACTCCTCCCGCAGCCATCTTGCACCAATGGCTTCAGAGTTTTTCCGTATTCTGTCTGTAAATCAACTCACTGCTGGGAATTTCCTGCAGTCACGAACTGTCTTCGATGAAGCCTGTCCACATGATCATCTCAG GTACAGTGGATGGAGATGCCCCTGA
- the amy2al2 gene encoding amyAc_bac_euk_AmyA and Aamy_C domain-containing protein isoform X4: MKILILVALFGLGLAQHNPNMKNGRTSIVHLFEWRWADIAQECERYLAPNGYGGVQISPASEHVKLSNPWHPWWQRYQPIGYNLCSRSGTEAELKDMIARCNNVGVNIYVDVVINHMCKSIHGEGTPSSCGSKFNGNKEDFPSVPYSYLDFNDAKCKTGSGHIENYLDIYQVRDCRLEDLLDLALEKDYVRGKLAEYLNKLIDLGVAGFRVDACKHMWPGDLTNVYGRLKTLNTKWFPSGTKPFIYQEVIDLGGEPIKASEYYGLARVTEFKHSAKLGTVVRKWDGEKLSYLKNWGEGWGFMPSDRGLVFVDNHDNQRGHGAGGASVLTFWDSRLYKIATGLMLAHPYGVTRVMSSYRWDRKIVNGKDENDWMGPPSFSDGSTKPVPINPDSTCGDNWVCEHRWRQIRNMVIFRNVVSGQPLSNWWDNGNNQIAFSRGSKGFIVINNDDWALNVTLNTGLPMGTYCDVISGDKSGGSCTGKQVSVGSDGRATFSISNTDEDPFIAIHADSKL; the protein is encoded by the exons ATGAAGATCCTGATTCTGGTGGCGCTCTTTGGGTTGGGTTTGGCCCAGCACAACCCAAACATGAAAAATGGTAGGACTTCCATAGTTCATCTGTTTGAGTGGCGTTGGGCAGATATAGCTCAAGAATGTGAGAGATACCTGGCACCAAACGGCTACGGAGGAGTTCAG ATCTCTCCTGCAAGTGAGCATGTCAAACTGTCCAATCCTTGGCATCCTTGGTGGCAGAGGTATCAGCCGATTGGCTACAACTTGTGCTCCAGATCAGGAACAGAGGCAGAGCTGAAGGACATGATCGCACGCTGTAACAATGTTGGG GTGAACATTTATGTGGATGTTGTCATCAATCACATGTGTAAATCAATTCACGGAGAGGGCACTCCTTCCAGCTGTGGCTCAAAGTTCAATGGCAACAAGGAGGACTTCCCCTCTGTTCCCTACTCTTATTTGGACTTCAATGATGCCAAATGTAAAACTGGAAGTGGGCACATTGAAAACTACCTTGACATTTACCAG GTCAGGGACTGTCGCTTGGAAGATCTCTTGGATTTGGCCCTGGAGAAGGACTATGTTAGAGGAAAACTGGCTGAATATCTGAACAAACTGATTGACCTGGGTGTGGCTGGATTCAGGGTCGATGCCTGTAAGCACATGTGGCCTGGTGACCTTACTAATGTCTACGGCAGACTTAAGACCCTCAATACGAAATGGTTTCCATCTGGCACCAAGCCCTTCATTTATCAAGAG GTTATTGACTTGGGTGGGGAGCCCATTAAAGCCAGTGAGTATTATGGGCTTGCGAGAGTGACAGAATTCAAGCACAGTGCGAAACTGGGTACAGTGGTTCGTAAATGGGATGGAGAGAAGCTAAGCTATCTGAA GAACTGGGGAGAGGGCTGGGGTTTCATGCCTTCTGATAGAGGCTTGGTGTTTGTGGACAATCATGATAATCAGAGAGGACACGGCGCTGGTGGTGCTTCTGTTCTGACGTTCTGGGACTCAAG GCTTTATAAGATCGCCACGGGGCTCATGTTGGCTCATCCATACGGTGTGACCAGAGTCATGTCTAGCTACCGCTGGGATCGTAAAATTGTGAATGGAAAG GATGAGAATGACTGGATGGGCCCTCCCAGCTTTTCTGATGGATCCACTAAACCAGTCCCCATCAACCCAGACTCTACCTGTGGGGACAACTGGGTTTGTGAGCACAGATGGCGCCAGATCAG GAATATGGTGATTTTCCGTAATGTGGTCAGTGGCCAGCCCCTCTCCAACTGGTGGGACAACGGTAATAATCAGATCGCCTTCAGCCGTGGCAGCAAAGGATTCATTGTCATCAACAATGATGATTG GGCTCTGAATGTGACGCTGAACACTGGTCTGCCCATGGGTACATACTGTGACGTGATCTCTGGAGATAAGAGTGGGGGCAGTTGCACAGGAAAACAGGTGTCTGTGGGATCTGATGGACGCGCCACCTTCAGCATCAGCAACACCGACGAGGATCCATTTATTGCCATCCACGCAGACTCCAAACTGTAA
- the amy2al2 gene encoding amyAc_bac_euk_AmyA and Aamy_C domain-containing protein isoform X2, whose amino-acid sequence MEDSCKTGEKRLRAGGGWGRNPDVLMEIQLSKILILVALFGLGLAQHNPNMKNGRTSIVHLFEWRWADIAQECERYLAPNGYGGVQISPASEHVKLSNPWHPWWQRYQPIGYNLCSRSGTEAELKDMIARCNNVGVNIYVDVVINHMCKSIHGEGTPSSCGSKFNGNKEDFPSVPYSYLDFNDAKCKTGSGHIENYLDIYQVRDCRLEDLLDLALEKDYVRGKLAEYLNKLIDLGVAGFRVDACKHMWPGDLTNVYGRLKTLNTKWFPSGTKPFIYQEVIDLGGEPIKASEYYGLARVTEFKHSAKLGTVVRKWDGEKLSYLKNWGEGWGFMPSDRGLVFVDNHDNQRGHGAGGASVLTFWDSRLYKIATGLMLAHPYGVTRVMSSYRWDRKIVNGKDENDWMGPPSFSDGSTKPVPINPDSTCGDNWVCEHRWRQIRNMVIFRNVVSGQPLSNWWDNGNNQIAFSRGSKGFIVINNDDWALNVTLNTGLPMGTYCDVISGDKSGGSCTGKQVSVGSDGRATFSISNTDEDPFIAIHADSKL is encoded by the exons ATGGAAG ACTCCTGTAAAACAGGTGAGAAGAGGCTCCGTGCTGGAGGAGGATGGGGCAGAAACCCTGATGTTCTGATGGAGATTCAACTCTCTAAG ATCCTGATTCTGGTGGCGCTCTTTGGGTTGGGTTTGGCCCAGCACAACCCAAACATGAAAAATGGTAGGACTTCCATAGTTCATCTGTTTGAGTGGCGTTGGGCAGATATAGCTCAAGAATGTGAGAGATACCTGGCACCAAACGGCTACGGAGGAGTTCAG ATCTCTCCTGCAAGTGAGCATGTCAAACTGTCCAATCCTTGGCATCCTTGGTGGCAGAGGTATCAGCCGATTGGCTACAACTTGTGCTCCAGATCAGGAACAGAGGCAGAGCTGAAGGACATGATCGCACGCTGTAACAATGTTGGG GTGAACATTTATGTGGATGTTGTCATCAATCACATGTGTAAATCAATTCACGGAGAGGGCACTCCTTCCAGCTGTGGCTCAAAGTTCAATGGCAACAAGGAGGACTTCCCCTCTGTTCCCTACTCTTATTTGGACTTCAATGATGCCAAATGTAAAACTGGAAGTGGGCACATTGAAAACTACCTTGACATTTACCAG GTCAGGGACTGTCGCTTGGAAGATCTCTTGGATTTGGCCCTGGAGAAGGACTATGTTAGAGGAAAACTGGCTGAATATCTGAACAAACTGATTGACCTGGGTGTGGCTGGATTCAGGGTCGATGCCTGTAAGCACATGTGGCCTGGTGACCTTACTAATGTCTACGGCAGACTTAAGACCCTCAATACGAAATGGTTTCCATCTGGCACCAAGCCCTTCATTTATCAAGAG GTTATTGACTTGGGTGGGGAGCCCATTAAAGCCAGTGAGTATTATGGGCTTGCGAGAGTGACAGAATTCAAGCACAGTGCGAAACTGGGTACAGTGGTTCGTAAATGGGATGGAGAGAAGCTAAGCTATCTGAA GAACTGGGGAGAGGGCTGGGGTTTCATGCCTTCTGATAGAGGCTTGGTGTTTGTGGACAATCATGATAATCAGAGAGGACACGGCGCTGGTGGTGCTTCTGTTCTGACGTTCTGGGACTCAAG GCTTTATAAGATCGCCACGGGGCTCATGTTGGCTCATCCATACGGTGTGACCAGAGTCATGTCTAGCTACCGCTGGGATCGTAAAATTGTGAATGGAAAG GATGAGAATGACTGGATGGGCCCTCCCAGCTTTTCTGATGGATCCACTAAACCAGTCCCCATCAACCCAGACTCTACCTGTGGGGACAACTGGGTTTGTGAGCACAGATGGCGCCAGATCAG GAATATGGTGATTTTCCGTAATGTGGTCAGTGGCCAGCCCCTCTCCAACTGGTGGGACAACGGTAATAATCAGATCGCCTTCAGCCGTGGCAGCAAAGGATTCATTGTCATCAACAATGATGATTG GGCTCTGAATGTGACGCTGAACACTGGTCTGCCCATGGGTACATACTGTGACGTGATCTCTGGAGATAAGAGTGGGGGCAGTTGCACAGGAAAACAGGTGTCTGTGGGATCTGATGGACGCGCCACCTTCAGCATCAGCAACACCGACGAGGATCCATTTATTGCCATCCACGCAGACTCCAAACTGTAA